One Cedecea neteri DNA segment encodes these proteins:
- a CDS encoding DNA alkylation repair protein, whose protein sequence is MSESVENQNAFKHAFNHALLQDIASLIARHYPAFNAEAFLNQAENLDKLEMKARVQVIRDALAAELPQDYPAALAVVVSVLKENKLRGFAVWPFAEFIQVYGLNHPALSLEALKVVTVCFTAEWAVRPFIKQNPEETMRFLLQCAKDESVDIRRWASEGTRPRVPWGEKLHLFIKDPAGTRAILDALKFDPELYVRKSVANHLNDITKDHPDYVIQLLQSWQQQAKQSGSDDVKKIAWITRHSLRTLIKNGDPDALALIGVQHGADVALDAFSLKQKAIALGENLEFNVSLRSTSNAPQNIVVDYVIHFMKANGSLTPKVFKLRTFELPANGTVTIEKKHAVKTITTRQYYPGVQRIEIQVNGKVLGGEEWELEL, encoded by the coding sequence GTGAGTGAGTCCGTCGAAAATCAGAACGCGTTTAAACATGCCTTTAATCATGCGCTTTTGCAGGACATCGCGAGCTTAATCGCGCGGCATTATCCCGCCTTTAACGCCGAAGCGTTTTTAAACCAGGCGGAAAACCTCGATAAGCTGGAAATGAAGGCCAGAGTCCAGGTCATCCGAGATGCGCTGGCAGCTGAGCTGCCGCAGGACTACCCGGCTGCATTGGCTGTAGTGGTTTCGGTGCTAAAAGAGAACAAGCTGCGCGGCTTTGCCGTCTGGCCATTTGCGGAGTTTATTCAGGTCTATGGCCTGAACCACCCGGCACTTTCCCTCGAAGCCCTGAAAGTGGTCACCGTCTGTTTTACTGCCGAATGGGCGGTGCGTCCCTTTATTAAACAGAACCCGGAAGAAACTATGCGCTTCCTTCTACAGTGTGCGAAGGACGAAAGCGTGGACATCCGCCGCTGGGCCTCGGAAGGCACACGCCCGCGCGTGCCGTGGGGCGAGAAGCTGCATCTGTTTATCAAGGACCCGGCGGGAACCAGAGCCATTCTGGACGCCCTGAAGTTCGACCCGGAGCTTTACGTCAGAAAAAGCGTCGCCAACCACCTCAATGACATCACCAAAGACCACCCGGACTACGTGATTCAGCTCCTGCAAAGCTGGCAGCAGCAGGCGAAACAGTCTGGCAGTGACGACGTGAAAAAAATCGCGTGGATAACCCGGCATTCTCTTAGAACCTTAATTAAGAATGGCGATCCGGATGCGCTGGCGCTGATCGGCGTGCAGCACGGCGCAGATGTCGCGCTGGATGCTTTCTCCCTCAAACAAAAAGCGATCGCCCTGGGCGAAAACCTGGAATTTAACGTCAGCCTGCGCTCAACCAGCAACGCCCCGCAAAATATCGTGGTCGATTACGTGATCCACTTTATGAAAGCCAACGGCAGCCTCACCCCGAAGGTCTTCAAACTGCGCACGTTCGAACTCCCGGCTAACGGAACGGTAACGATAGAGAAAAAGCATGCGGTAAAGACAATCACCACCCGCCAGTATTACCCCGGCGTGCAGCGGATTGAGATCCAGGTCAATGGTAAGGTGCTGGGGGGAGAGGAGTGGGAGTTGGAACTGTAA
- a CDS encoding Crp/Fnr family transcriptional regulator, giving the protein MNIIQQFAQRGHQILRDAVYAAPLKSKEIGPDEFILRQGEEIKALYWITLGEYTMHYNAENGKAFSLGQRFVSDTIIGEIEYLTHTPSQFSVVAHDTMTVKVIPLAMMDAILTSHAEVGVWLSQLLSTSYQRGMARTMERFLQPLVFNIVADLYERHQQNKPLVDFSQVSREAERFGCSERTYRRVINQLIEEQYIQKVAHEYVICDIEKFRQVLTNPGRIS; this is encoded by the coding sequence ATGAATATTATTCAGCAATTCGCTCAGCGCGGGCACCAGATCCTGCGCGATGCCGTGTACGCCGCGCCGCTTAAAAGCAAAGAGATCGGCCCCGATGAATTTATTCTGCGCCAGGGCGAGGAGATCAAAGCGCTCTACTGGATCACGCTCGGCGAGTACACCATGCATTACAACGCCGAAAACGGGAAGGCATTCAGCCTGGGGCAGCGCTTTGTCAGCGACACTATCATCGGCGAGATTGAATACCTCACCCATACGCCGAGCCAGTTCTCGGTCGTGGCCCACGACACTATGACGGTAAAAGTCATTCCGCTGGCGATGATGGACGCCATTCTGACCAGCCACGCGGAAGTCGGCGTCTGGCTCAGCCAGCTGCTTTCTACCAGCTACCAGCGTGGAATGGCGAGAACCATGGAGCGTTTCCTGCAGCCGCTGGTGTTTAACATCGTGGCCGACCTGTATGAACGCCATCAGCAGAACAAGCCGCTGGTGGATTTCTCGCAGGTGTCCCGTGAGGCCGAGCGCTTTGGCTGCTCCGAGAGAACTTATCGCCGGGTGATCAACCAGCTGATAGAAGAGCAGTACATTCAGAAAGTGGCCCATGAATACGTGATTTGCGACATAGAAAAATTCCGCCAGGTGCTGACGAACCCAGGGCGAATCAGCTAG
- the deoD gene encoding purine-nucleoside phosphorylase has translation MMTPHINANPGDFAETVIMPGDPLRAQYIAQTYLTDAKRVCDTRNMFGFTGYYKGKRLSVMAHGMGIPSVSIYAHELINAFGVKQLIRIGTCGAVDESVDMRNVIVATGAGTSSSVNRDRFGGYDYAAVPDFDLLRRCWTAAEQHNIPTQFGNTFTNDLLYDKPEGMLPALKKMNILAVEMETSALFTIAAQYRAKALSLLTACVSSVTGEEPTAEELQNTLDKMIELALETALLCD, from the coding sequence CTGATGACGCCACATATTAACGCCAACCCCGGCGACTTTGCCGAAACCGTGATCATGCCCGGCGACCCGCTGCGCGCGCAGTACATCGCGCAGACGTATTTAACCGATGCAAAGCGCGTGTGCGACACCCGCAATATGTTCGGCTTTACCGGCTACTACAAAGGCAAGCGGCTTTCCGTAATGGCGCACGGGATGGGCATTCCGTCCGTTTCAATTTACGCCCATGAATTGATCAACGCGTTTGGCGTGAAGCAGCTTATTCGCATCGGCACCTGCGGGGCGGTGGATGAAAGCGTGGATATGCGTAACGTGATTGTCGCCACCGGCGCGGGCACCTCATCTTCGGTAAACCGCGACCGCTTTGGCGGCTACGACTACGCCGCCGTACCGGACTTTGACCTGCTGCGCCGCTGCTGGACGGCGGCCGAGCAACACAATATTCCGACCCAGTTCGGCAACACTTTTACCAACGACCTGTTGTACGACAAACCCGAAGGCATGCTCCCTGCCCTCAAAAAGATGAACATCCTTGCGGTGGAAATGGAAACCTCGGCGCTGTTCACCATCGCCGCGCAGTACCGCGCCAAAGCCCTGAGCCTGCTGACAGCCTGCGTAAGCAGCGTCACGGGGGAAGAGCCAACGGCAGAAGAACTACAAAACACGTTAGACAAAATGATTGAGCTCGCTTTAGAAACCGCACTTCTCTGCGATTGA
- a CDS encoding purine-cytosine permease family protein: MTNSTHQPASGGIKVEANGVNAVPEAERYGKPAGLFPIWFSWNVSILGMTYGIYVYSLGLSVWQSITAGIIGYLLSCCLVGVLAVGGPRTGLPTLTQTRFCFGYHGNKFPTLFAYISNMGWKITIITLASSTGAALFAKLWPAAFALADGKPTLVCILGWFIVSLVLTMSVAIYGHQLIMKVEKYIAWLTGFMSIIFIFLMLPHIHWEKLGQSAAHGDLLTYIGGVVMAMTMVGLGFLNYGGDFARYLPKKTQASKVIFWTTTGISLPVSILLVLGAFLADSNPDLSAAAAQSPIASLTNLLPFWFYVPFSIVIIVSLLAAAITGVYSSGLALLALGIPASRATTTTLNAAIIGFGAFYLMFISDSFLATFQSFLASISVVIGSAGAIQLIDFLRQKRLGWDVAMANKAGFGGRDGRWTALLSLGIATFVGLGTITSGDPYIAHVVGFLLTEETRHSVFATANLGVIVSMLTGGVLYSLLTFGLKIELPGISSAQAASTVQGKTQKAL, from the coding sequence ATGACAAACTCTACACATCAGCCGGCCTCGGGCGGCATAAAAGTTGAAGCAAATGGCGTCAATGCCGTCCCGGAAGCGGAACGCTACGGCAAACCGGCCGGGCTGTTCCCGATCTGGTTTTCCTGGAACGTCTCTATTCTGGGGATGACCTATGGCATTTACGTTTACTCACTCGGCCTGAGCGTCTGGCAGTCGATCACCGCCGGAATCATCGGCTACCTGCTTTCCTGCTGCCTGGTCGGCGTGCTGGCGGTGGGCGGGCCAAGAACCGGCCTGCCTACGCTGACCCAGACCCGTTTCTGCTTCGGCTACCACGGCAATAAATTCCCGACGCTGTTCGCCTATATCTCCAACATGGGCTGGAAAATCACCATTATTACCCTCGCCTCGTCCACCGGCGCGGCGCTGTTTGCCAAACTCTGGCCTGCGGCGTTTGCGCTGGCAGACGGCAAACCTACGCTGGTGTGTATTCTCGGCTGGTTCATCGTCAGCCTGGTGCTGACCATGTCGGTCGCCATTTATGGCCACCAGTTAATCATGAAGGTGGAGAAATACATCGCCTGGCTGACCGGATTTATGAGCATCATCTTTATCTTCCTGATGCTGCCGCATATTCACTGGGAAAAGCTGGGCCAGAGCGCGGCGCACGGCGACCTGCTGACGTACATTGGCGGCGTGGTGATGGCGATGACAATGGTGGGCCTGGGCTTCCTGAACTACGGCGGCGACTTTGCACGCTATCTGCCGAAGAAAACCCAGGCTTCGAAGGTTATTTTCTGGACGACCACGGGGATTTCCCTGCCGGTGAGCATCCTGCTGGTGCTGGGCGCATTCCTCGCCGACAGCAACCCGGATCTGAGCGCGGCGGCGGCGCAGTCGCCTATCGCCTCGCTGACTAACCTGCTGCCGTTCTGGTTCTACGTGCCGTTCTCCATCGTGATTATCGTTTCGCTGCTGGCGGCGGCCATTACCGGCGTATACAGCTCCGGCCTTGCCCTGCTGGCGCTTGGCATTCCGGCCAGCCGCGCCACGACGACCACCCTGAACGCGGCTATCATCGGCTTCGGCGCGTTCTACCTGATGTTTATTTCCGATTCGTTCCTGGCGACGTTCCAGTCGTTCCTGGCTTCTATCTCCGTGGTGATTGGCTCCGCCGGAGCAATTCAGCTGATTGACTTCCTGCGCCAGAAACGCCTGGGCTGGGATGTGGCGATGGCGAATAAAGCGGGTTTTGGTGGCCGCGATGGACGCTGGACGGCGCTGCTTTCGCTGGGGATCGCGACGTTTGTGGGGCTCGGCACAATTACTTCCGGTGACCCGTACATCGCGCACGTGGTTGGCTTCCTGCTGACGGAAGAAACCCGCCACAGCGTCTTTGCGACGGCGAACCTGGGCGTTATCGTCTCGATGCTGACCGGGGGCGTATTGTATTCGCTGCTGACCTTCGGCCTGAAAATTGAGCTGCCGGGGATATCATCTGCACAAGCGGCATCAACCGTGCAGGGTAAAACCCAAAAAGCGCTGTAA
- a CDS encoding LysR family transcriptional regulator — MLNLQRVAQFVAVVEAGGFTAAAQSMQQTKAAISFNVRQLEAELGVSLLVRSTRRVALTQAGEVFYQRALQLLRESEALVEDVQGHHGGFTGELSISTTPEYGQAKIIPALSAFGRLHPGLTIRHESSSAPVNLISGQFDVAIRLGKLVDSSYRAALIERFEIVAVAAPQWLERNPIGSLEALAEAEWVIHRRLPTPREWQIVGPDQETRELTIIGPARFMTDTAAALMAFVVQGCGVGLLPEWLVRSAIARGELQHLLPEYRFPSQGIYAVYPNTKHVPAKVRALIDFLQEWENNRPA; from the coding sequence ATGCTTAACTTGCAGCGGGTGGCACAGTTTGTTGCGGTGGTAGAGGCCGGGGGTTTTACCGCAGCCGCGCAGTCTATGCAGCAAACGAAAGCGGCGATCAGTTTTAACGTTCGTCAGCTTGAGGCGGAGCTTGGCGTTTCGCTGCTGGTGCGCTCCACCCGGCGCGTGGCGTTAACCCAGGCGGGGGAAGTGTTTTACCAGCGCGCTCTGCAGCTATTAAGGGAGAGCGAAGCGTTGGTGGAGGACGTGCAGGGGCATCACGGCGGATTTACTGGCGAGCTGAGTATTTCAACCACGCCGGAATACGGCCAGGCGAAGATTATCCCGGCGCTCAGCGCATTTGGTCGCCTGCATCCGGGGCTGACTATCCGGCACGAATCTTCATCTGCCCCGGTAAATCTTATTTCCGGGCAGTTTGACGTGGCTATTCGCCTGGGCAAGCTGGTGGATTCATCCTACCGCGCGGCGTTGATAGAGCGGTTCGAGATTGTGGCGGTTGCCGCGCCGCAGTGGCTTGAGCGTAACCCGATCGGCAGCCTGGAGGCGCTGGCCGAAGCGGAATGGGTCATTCATCGTCGGCTGCCAACCCCCAGAGAATGGCAGATTGTTGGGCCAGACCAGGAAACGCGGGAGTTAACGATAATCGGGCCAGCCCGCTTTATGACCGACACGGCGGCAGCGCTTATGGCTTTTGTGGTCCAGGGCTGCGGCGTAGGTTTATTGCCCGAATGGCTGGTACGCAGTGCGATAGCGCGCGGTGAGCTGCAGCATCTGCTGCCGGAATACCGTTTCCCGTCGCAGGGGATTTATGCGGTTTACCCGAACACGAAGCATGTTCCGGCGAAGGTGCGTGCACTGATAGACTTTTTGCAGGAGTGGGAAAATAACAGACCCGCTTAG
- a CDS encoding MFS transporter, with translation MPYRYRVAAVYLLGFFLDLINMFISNVAWPEMGREFHAPVTELAWISHGYLCGLTLVIPCSAWLTQRLGAKRLFMLSLALFTLGTLASGLASGLNALVAARILQGVGGGLLIPVGQALTWQLFAVHERARLSSAIMLVALLAPALSPTAGGLLVETFGWRWIFLSSLPLALLTLVLAGLWLKPAEQQTARRPLDVKGLMLGSAGLFAILLGVTQAGNPAAHGAALAWLVAGMLILWLFIRRNGKHPTPLFSLPLLADPLLRYAMLVYQCIPGIFMGTSLVSIVYLQTQLGLSATQTGMLMLPWAMASFVAISFTGKMFNRLGPRPLIAAGGVFQAAGILLLTQINAGEQASWLVVAYALMGLGGSLSSSTAQSTAFISIPSEAMPEASALWNINRQLSFCFGVALLSLLLTVLQAMMPVPQAYLFTFSFAAAGTLTPLVYALRLNNQHIKNQLTQKER, from the coding sequence ATGCCTTATCGCTACAGGGTTGCCGCCGTTTATCTGCTCGGTTTTTTTCTCGACTTAATCAATATGTTTATCTCCAACGTCGCCTGGCCTGAAATGGGGAGAGAGTTTCACGCGCCGGTGACCGAACTGGCGTGGATAAGCCACGGCTATCTTTGCGGCCTGACGCTGGTTATTCCGTGCAGCGCATGGCTGACCCAGCGGCTTGGGGCAAAGCGCCTGTTTATGCTTTCGCTCGCGCTTTTTACGCTGGGTACGCTGGCCTCCGGCCTTGCTTCTGGCCTGAATGCATTAGTCGCCGCACGTATTCTTCAGGGCGTGGGCGGCGGGCTGCTTATCCCCGTCGGCCAGGCGCTGACCTGGCAGCTTTTCGCGGTGCATGAGCGGGCCAGGCTTTCCTCGGCAATCATGCTGGTGGCGCTGCTGGCTCCGGCGCTTTCGCCAACGGCGGGTGGATTGCTGGTGGAAACTTTTGGCTGGCGCTGGATATTTCTCTCCAGCCTGCCGCTGGCGCTGCTGACGTTGGTTCTCGCGGGGCTTTGGCTAAAACCCGCAGAGCAACAAACTGCTCGCAGGCCGCTGGACGTTAAAGGGTTGATGCTGGGATCGGCGGGGTTGTTCGCTATTTTGCTGGGCGTCACGCAGGCCGGAAACCCGGCGGCACACGGAGCGGCATTAGCGTGGCTCGTCGCTGGCATGCTTATTCTTTGGCTTTTTATTCGCCGTAATGGCAAACATCCGACCCCGCTGTTCAGCCTGCCGCTGCTGGCAGATCCTCTGCTGCGTTACGCCATGCTGGTTTACCAGTGCATTCCGGGCATTTTTATGGGCACCAGCCTGGTCAGCATTGTCTATCTGCAAACGCAGCTGGGCCTGTCCGCCACGCAAACGGGGATGTTGATGCTGCCGTGGGCGATGGCCTCTTTTGTCGCGATTTCATTTACCGGCAAGATGTTTAATCGCCTCGGCCCTCGCCCGCTGATTGCGGCCGGGGGCGTATTTCAGGCCGCAGGAATTTTGCTGCTCACACAAATCAACGCCGGCGAGCAAGCCTCATGGCTGGTCGTCGCTTACGCGTTGATGGGTCTGGGAGGAAGTCTGTCCAGCAGCACGGCGCAGAGCACCGCTTTTATCTCCATCCCTTCAGAGGCGATGCCGGAAGCCAGCGCGCTGTGGAACATAAATCGCCAACTGAGTTTTTGCTTTGGCGTGGCGCTGCTCAGCCTGCTGCTGACCGTACTGCAGGCAATGATGCCCGTTCCTCAAGCTTATCTTTTTACTTTTAGTTTTGCCGCCGCCGGGACACTGACCCCGCTGGTTTACGCTTTACGGCTGAATAATCAGCACATTAAAAATCAATTGACCCAAAAGGAACGCTGA
- a CDS encoding tautomerase family protein translates to MPTYYCHLPKNRVSDVDKHRLAHAITARHTEATGAPSWFVQVVIEEDDDKIRYLGGEPAGEHIWVRADIRAGRTKSQLQQLMLALKTDIASITDVAAEDIWIYLNNIEPDNMLEYGHVLPLPGEEKRWFDALPAELQHRLEALGVTHANFTL, encoded by the coding sequence ATGCCTACCTATTATTGTCACCTTCCTAAAAATCGAGTTTCAGACGTAGATAAACACCGGCTGGCCCACGCCATCACTGCGCGGCATACCGAAGCCACGGGCGCTCCTTCCTGGTTTGTGCAGGTCGTGATAGAAGAGGACGACGATAAAATTCGTTATCTTGGCGGAGAGCCTGCGGGCGAGCATATTTGGGTTCGTGCAGATATCCGTGCCGGAAGAACAAAATCCCAGCTGCAGCAACTTATGTTGGCGCTTAAAACAGACATTGCCTCTATCACGGACGTAGCGGCAGAAGATATCTGGATTTACCTCAACAACATTGAACCAGACAACATGCTGGAATACGGACATGTTCTGCCGCTTCCTGGTGAAGAAAAAAGATGGTTTGATGCACTCCCCGCCGAGCTTCAGCACCGCCTGGAAGCGTTGGGCGTGACCCACGCTAATTTCACGCTGTAG
- a CDS encoding MarR family winged helix-turn-helix transcriptional regulator, producing MTLNDKIISFYDDTTPPCNATALRKATRRISQIYDEALQACGLKTTQRTILRHVDQLQSPTMTLLAEVLVLDKTALSHNIKPLIRDGYLALTPAEEDKRLKRVTLTEKGRAKLEESHLIWTELQKRFENALTPEQHQALLSLLELVASDEFGTKIRP from the coding sequence ATGACGCTCAACGACAAAATCATCAGCTTTTACGACGACACCACGCCTCCTTGCAATGCAACGGCATTACGCAAGGCCACGCGAAGGATCTCCCAAATCTACGATGAGGCCCTCCAGGCCTGCGGGCTGAAAACCACCCAACGCACGATTCTGCGTCATGTTGACCAACTGCAATCCCCAACCATGACACTGCTCGCCGAAGTGCTGGTGCTGGATAAAACCGCGCTCTCGCACAACATAAAACCGCTGATCCGCGACGGCTATCTCGCGCTAACGCCTGCTGAAGAAGACAAGCGCCTGAAGCGAGTGACGCTGACCGAGAAGGGCAGGGCAAAGCTGGAAGAGTCGCATTTGATTTGGACGGAGCTGCAAAAGCGGTTTGAAAACGCGCTCACGCCTGAGCAGCATCAGGCGCTGCTCTCCCTGCTGGAGTTGGTTGCTTCAGATGAGTTCGGTACAAAAATTCGCCCTTAA
- a CDS encoding helix-turn-helix domain-containing protein — MGRTLEQWMAEEKPEVVAAAQAMADEMLLNIHLAELRDKVRKTQNEMAQKLGVKQPTVAEMEKKGRDIKLSSLKRYVEAAGGKVKLDIELPDGTHFNIAL; from the coding sequence ATGGGTCGAACGTTAGAACAATGGATGGCCGAAGAAAAACCTGAAGTGGTGGCCGCCGCGCAGGCTATGGCCGACGAAATGCTGCTGAATATCCATCTGGCTGAACTTCGCGACAAAGTCAGAAAAACGCAGAACGAGATGGCGCAGAAGCTGGGCGTGAAGCAGCCCACCGTCGCCGAAATGGAAAAAAAAGGGCGTGATATCAAGCTCTCTTCCCTCAAGCGTTACGTTGAGGCGGCGGGCGGGAAGGTAAAGCTGGATATCGAGCTGCCGGACGGTACGCACTTCAATATTGCCCTCTAA
- a CDS encoding type II toxin-antitoxin system RelE/ParE family toxin produces MWSIKMTDTFDAWVTASDDMTKACVMAGVVLLKERGPILGRPHADTVKGSQYANMKELRIQCRGEPLRVFFAFDIKRCAILLCAGNKVGNEKRFYDVMVPLADNEFRAHLQQLTEKEQIEWVER; encoded by the coding sequence ATGTGGTCGATAAAAATGACGGATACGTTTGATGCCTGGGTTACGGCGTCAGATGACATGACCAAAGCCTGCGTTATGGCAGGGGTTGTACTGCTTAAAGAGAGAGGGCCTATACTTGGCAGGCCTCATGCCGACACGGTGAAGGGATCGCAATACGCCAATATGAAAGAGTTGCGGATCCAGTGCCGGGGCGAGCCACTCAGGGTCTTTTTCGCTTTTGATATAAAGCGTTGTGCCATCCTGCTCTGTGCGGGAAATAAAGTGGGGAACGAGAAACGCTTTTATGACGTCATGGTGCCATTAGCAGATAACGAGTTTCGGGCGCACTTACAGCAGTTAACGGAAAAGGAGCAAATAGAATGGGTCGAACGTTAG
- the fusA gene encoding elongation factor G: MPRPIPLERYRNIGISAHIDAGKTTTTERILFYTGMSHKLGEVHDGAATTDWMAQEQERGITITSAAVSCFWPGMDRGFEPHRINIIDTPGHVDFTIEVERSMRVLDGAVMVYDSVGGVQPQSETVWRQANKYHVPRLAFVNKMDRPGADFFRVVQMMIDRLKANPVPIVIPVGAEDSFTGVVDLIKMRAIIWDDATQGMTFSYAAVPEDLLPTAQLWREKMVSAAAEANDELMDKYLETGDLSEADIIAGLRKRTISGEIQPMLCGSAFKNKGVQRMLDAVVELMPSPLDIPAIDGVDEKGQHAERHPSDDEPFSALAFKLMTDPYVGQLTFIRVYSGVLKKGDSVYNPVKGKKERIGRIVQMHANDRHEVDELRAGDIAACVGLKDVTTGDTLTDPNAVITLERMEFPDPVISLAIEPKTKADQERMGIALQRLAAEDPSFHLHTDEESGQTIISGMGELHLEIIVDRMKREFGVEANIGRPQVTYRETIRKTAKDVEGKFVRQSGGKGQYGHVVLTLEPLEPGKGFVFEDATKGGVVPREFIPSVEKGLREAMNTGVLAGYPVVDVKATLTFGSYHDVDSSEMAFRMAAIFGFKDAVRKADPVILEPIMHVEVETPEDYAGNIMGDLSSRRGMVQGMEERFGSQIIRADVPLAEMFGYSTTLRSMSQGRATYSMEFHHYAEAPRNVADDIIASRVKA, translated from the coding sequence ATGCCCCGACCCATCCCTCTCGAACGCTATCGCAACATTGGTATTTCTGCCCATATTGATGCCGGTAAAACAACCACGACCGAACGTATTTTGTTTTACACCGGCATGAGCCACAAACTGGGTGAAGTTCACGATGGCGCAGCAACGACAGACTGGATGGCTCAGGAGCAAGAGCGCGGTATTACCATTACGTCCGCCGCGGTGAGCTGCTTCTGGCCGGGTATGGATCGCGGTTTCGAGCCGCACCGTATCAACATCATAGACACGCCGGGACACGTGGACTTCACCATTGAGGTGGAGCGATCCATGCGCGTGCTGGACGGCGCCGTAATGGTTTACGACTCCGTGGGCGGCGTACAGCCGCAGTCAGAAACCGTGTGGCGGCAGGCGAACAAATACCATGTGCCGCGGCTGGCCTTCGTCAACAAAATGGACCGCCCGGGGGCTGATTTCTTCCGCGTGGTGCAGATGATGATTGATCGCCTGAAAGCTAATCCAGTGCCTATCGTAATCCCGGTTGGCGCAGAAGACAGCTTCACCGGTGTGGTGGATCTGATCAAAATGCGCGCCATCATTTGGGACGATGCTACTCAGGGCATGACGTTCAGCTATGCGGCGGTGCCGGAAGATTTGCTGCCAACGGCACAATTGTGGCGCGAAAAAATGGTGTCTGCTGCGGCAGAAGCCAATGATGAGTTAATGGATAAATACCTGGAAACCGGCGATCTGAGCGAAGCGGATATCATTGCTGGTCTGCGTAAGCGCACTATTTCCGGGGAAATTCAGCCAATGCTGTGCGGCAGCGCCTTTAAAAACAAAGGCGTGCAGCGCATGCTCGATGCGGTGGTAGAGCTGATGCCGTCTCCGCTCGACATTCCTGCCATTGACGGCGTGGATGAAAAAGGGCAACACGCGGAACGCCATCCCAGTGACGATGAACCCTTCTCTGCGTTGGCCTTCAAGCTGATGACCGACCCGTATGTCGGACAGTTGACCTTTATCCGGGTTTACTCCGGCGTGCTGAAAAAAGGCGATTCGGTTTACAACCCGGTGAAAGGCAAGAAGGAGCGTATCGGGCGCATTGTGCAGATGCATGCGAACGACCGCCATGAGGTTGACGAGCTTCGTGCCGGCGATATAGCCGCCTGCGTAGGGCTGAAAGATGTGACCACCGGCGACACGTTAACCGACCCGAATGCGGTGATCACGCTTGAGCGGATGGAATTCCCCGATCCGGTGATTTCCCTCGCTATCGAGCCGAAGACCAAGGCCGACCAGGAGAGAATGGGTATTGCGCTGCAGCGTTTAGCGGCGGAAGACCCCTCTTTCCACCTGCACACGGACGAGGAATCCGGGCAGACAATTATTTCCGGTATGGGCGAGCTTCATCTGGAAATTATCGTCGACCGCATGAAGCGTGAGTTTGGCGTGGAAGCGAACATTGGCCGGCCACAGGTCACCTACCGCGAAACGATCCGCAAAACGGCGAAAGACGTGGAAGGGAAATTTGTGCGGCAGTCAGGCGGTAAAGGTCAGTATGGTCATGTGGTGTTGACGCTCGAACCGCTTGAGCCAGGTAAAGGCTTTGTGTTTGAAGATGCCACCAAAGGGGGCGTAGTGCCACGCGAGTTCATTCCTTCTGTGGAAAAGGGGCTACGTGAGGCAATGAATACCGGTGTACTGGCCGGTTACCCGGTGGTGGACGTCAAAGCCACGCTGACCTTCGGCTCTTACCATGACGTTGACTCTTCGGAGATGGCGTTCAGGATGGCGGCGATCTTCGGCTTCAAGGACGCCGTGCGCAAAGCGGATCCGGTTATTCTGGAGCCTATCATGCACGTCGAAGTGGAAACGCCAGAAGACTACGCCGGTAACATTATGGGCGATCTCTCTTCCCGCCGTGGCATGGTGCAGGGCATGGAAGAACGTTTTGGCAGCCAGATTATTCGGGCGGATGTCCCGCTGGCAGAAATGTTTGGTTATTCCACTACGCTGCGGTCTATGTCTCAGGGCAGGGCGACCTACAGCATGGAGTTCCATCATTATGCTGAAGCGCCGCGCAACGTGGCCGACGACATTATTGCCAGTCGCGTAAAAGCTTAA
- a CDS encoding ArsR/SmtB family transcription factor, which produces MIANHPEREQIRLENVLFALGNPLRLEIIRQLAGGAELTCGALRQDVAKSTMTHHWRVLRDSGVIWQRPQGRENLISLRREDLDARFPGLLETLLRVMMTEA; this is translated from the coding sequence ATGATCGCCAACCACCCGGAACGAGAACAAATCCGCCTTGAAAATGTGCTTTTTGCACTGGGTAACCCTTTGCGGCTGGAGATCATCAGACAGCTTGCAGGAGGCGCTGAATTGACCTGCGGGGCTTTGCGTCAGGATGTGGCGAAGTCAACCATGACCCACCACTGGCGCGTTCTTCGCGATAGCGGCGTAATCTGGCAGCGCCCTCAGGGGCGTGAGAATTTGATTTCGTTAAGGCGTGAGGATCTGGATGCCCGGTTCCCCGGACTGCTGGAAACCTTACTGCGGGTAATGATGACCGAGGCATAA